In Bufo gargarizans isolate SCDJY-AF-19 chromosome 6, ASM1485885v1, whole genome shotgun sequence, a single genomic region encodes these proteins:
- the LOC122940611 gene encoding trypsin-like, giving the protein MKLLLICVLLGAVAAFEDDDKIVGGYTCSAYSVPYAVSLNSGYHFCGGTLITSLWVISAAHCYKASMQVRLGEHNIFSSEGTEQFINSARVIRHGSYNSRTLDNDIMLIKLASPATLNSYVKTVGLPGGCAASGTSCLISGWGNTLSSGTNMPSLLQCLNAPILTAAQCSSAYPGEITTNMICVGYMAGGQDSCQGDSGGPVVCNGQLQGIVSWGYGCALKNYPGVYTKVCNYNSWISSTMAAN; this is encoded by the exons ATGAAACTCCTCCTGATCTGTGTGCTCCTCGGAGCAGTTG CTGCTTTTGAGGATGATGATAAGATCGTAGGAGGTTACACCTGCTCTGCTTACTCCGTCCCCTACGCAGTATCTCTGAACTCCGGCTACCACTTCTGTGGAGGTACTTTGATCACCAGCCTCTGGGTGATCTCTGCTGCTCATTGCTACAAGGC GAGCATGCAGGTCAGACTGGGAGAACACAACATCTTTTCCAGTGAAGGCACCGAACAGTTCATCAACTCCGCCAGAGTCATCAGACATGGAAGCTACAACTCCAGAACCCTGGACAACGACATCATGTTGATCAAGTTGGCCTCTCCCGCCACCCTCAACTCTTACGTCAAGACTGTTGGTCTGCCCGGTGGCTGCGCCGCTTCTGGAACCAGCTGTCTGATCTCTGGATGGGGCAACACCCTCAGCAGTGGAA CAAACATGCCCAGCCTCCTGCAGTGCCTGAACGCCCCCATCCTGACTGCCGCCCAGTGTAGCAGCGCCTACCCAGGAGAGATCACCACCAACATGATCTGTGTTGGATACATGGCAGGAGGCCAGGATTCCTGCCAG GGTGACTCTGGTGGACCCGTGGTCTGCAATGGACAGCTCCAAGGTATTGTTTCTTGGGGATATGGCTGTGCCCTCAAGAACTATCCTGGTGTCTACACCAAGGTCTGCAACTACAACTCCTGGATCTCCAGCACCATGGCTGCCAACTaa